One window from the genome of Mycobacteriales bacterium encodes:
- a CDS encoding SRPBCC family protein, translated as MQLENSFTVPVPADVAWRVLLDVERVAPCMPGATLDSVDGDTSNGRVKVKVGPITVTYKGTATFIEKDEAARRAVIEGAAKESRGSGTAKATVTMTMHEQGDQTEVKVVTDLNVTGKPAQFGRGVMADVSAKLIQQFADCLSEEIQASGAEASESAAAERAPAEAAAAEPAAAATAAAPVDPAPAPATPISRVSDAAAPTGAPTGGAIPTSRPQPRRSAEAIDLFETAGAPVVKRLLPVAGVAAVLALLFWLVRRR; from the coding sequence ATGCAGCTCGAGAACTCGTTCACCGTCCCCGTGCCGGCCGATGTGGCCTGGCGCGTGCTGCTCGACGTCGAGCGGGTGGCGCCGTGCATGCCGGGAGCGACGCTCGACTCCGTCGACGGCGACACGAGCAACGGGCGGGTCAAGGTCAAGGTCGGCCCGATCACCGTGACCTACAAGGGCACCGCGACGTTCATCGAGAAGGACGAGGCCGCCAGGCGCGCCGTCATCGAGGGGGCGGCGAAGGAGTCGCGGGGCAGCGGCACGGCCAAGGCCACGGTCACGATGACCATGCACGAGCAGGGCGACCAGACCGAGGTCAAGGTCGTCACCGACCTCAACGTGACCGGCAAGCCCGCGCAGTTCGGCCGCGGTGTGATGGCCGACGTCAGCGCCAAGCTGATCCAGCAGTTCGCCGACTGCCTCTCCGAGGAGATCCAGGCCAGCGGCGCCGAGGCGAGCGAGAGCGCGGCGGCCGAGCGCGCACCCGCGGAGGCTGCCGCCGCCGAACCCGCGGCAGCAGCCACGGCGGCGGCGCCCGTTGACCCGGCGCCTGCGCCGGCCACCCCGATCAGCCGGGTGAGCGACGCGGCGGCACCCACGGGGGCACCGACCGGCGGGGCGATCCCGACCAGCCGCCCGCAGCCGCGGCGCAGCGCCGAGGCGATCGACCTGTTCGAGACCGCCGGTGCTCCGGTCGTCAAGCGACTGCTTCCGGTGGCCGGCGTCGCCGCCGTGCTCGCGCTGCTCTTCTGGCTGGTCCGTCGGCGCTAG
- a CDS encoding nucleotidyltransferase family protein, translating to MRVAGLLLAAGGGSRFGGPKALVRFGDELLVERGARILAEAGCDPVVVVLGAGADDVRRRARLPATLVDNARWAEGIGSSLQAGLAALAGTAEAAVVALADQPHVSAALVERLVDAWRAGAEAAVATYDRQPRNPVLLDASTWAEVAALAEGDAGARVWLRRHPDRVVLVPCEDLGSESDIDTPADLARLASEPPDVAG from the coding sequence ATGAGGGTGGCCGGGCTGCTGCTCGCAGCCGGTGGCGGTAGCCGCTTCGGCGGCCCCAAGGCGCTGGTCCGGTTCGGCGACGAGCTGCTCGTCGAGCGCGGCGCGCGGATCCTCGCCGAGGCCGGCTGCGACCCGGTCGTGGTCGTGCTGGGTGCCGGTGCCGACGACGTACGCCGCCGTGCCCGGCTGCCCGCCACGCTCGTCGACAACGCGCGCTGGGCCGAGGGCATCGGCAGTTCGTTGCAGGCCGGCCTGGCCGCCCTGGCCGGCACCGCCGAGGCAGCCGTCGTCGCGCTCGCCGACCAGCCCCACGTCAGCGCGGCGCTGGTCGAGCGGCTGGTCGACGCCTGGCGGGCCGGCGCGGAGGCGGCCGTCGCGACGTACGACCGGCAACCGCGAAACCCGGTGCTCCTCGACGCCTCGACGTGGGCCGAGGTGGCCGCACTGGCGGAGGGCGACGCGGGCGCGCGGGTCTGGCTGCGTCGACACCCCGACCGGGTCGTCCTCGTGCCGTGCGAGGATCTTGGTTCCGAGAGCGACATCGACACCCCCGCGGACCTGGCCCGCCTCGCGAGCGAGCCGCCGGACGTCGCTGGGTAA
- a CDS encoding XdhC family protein — protein sequence MREVLDQLKAWHDSDTAYAVATVVGIRGSAPRQPGAVMAVSADGEVVGSVSGGCVEGAVYEVAQSVLASGEPVLETYGISDDEAFAVGLTCGGILDVLVQPVRGGSLLGPVMDSLGRDEPVALATVVDGAPLGRQVAVWADRAEGSLGNEGLDVAVTDDARGMLAQGQTGTRHYGPRGERRVDEVAVFVQAFNPPPRMLVFGAIDFAGAMARVGVFLGYHVTVCDARPVFATRKRFPEAHEVVCEWPHKFLERTPTDERTVIAVLTHDPKFDVPLLELALRRPAAYIGAMGSRRTHDDRLRRLREIGMTDAEIARLSSPVGLDIGARTPEETAVSIAAEIIQRRWGGSGQPLSETSGRIHEDRAAVHG from the coding sequence ATGCGTGAGGTGCTCGACCAACTCAAGGCGTGGCACGACAGCGACACGGCCTACGCCGTCGCCACGGTCGTCGGCATCCGCGGGTCGGCGCCCCGCCAGCCGGGTGCCGTGATGGCGGTCAGCGCGGACGGCGAGGTCGTCGGCAGCGTCTCCGGCGGGTGCGTGGAGGGCGCCGTCTACGAGGTCGCGCAGTCCGTGCTCGCGTCCGGTGAACCGGTGCTGGAGACCTACGGCATCAGCGACGACGAGGCCTTCGCCGTGGGGCTCACCTGTGGCGGGATCCTCGACGTGCTGGTCCAGCCCGTCCGCGGCGGCAGCCTGCTGGGGCCGGTCATGGACTCGCTTGGCCGCGACGAACCGGTTGCCCTGGCCACCGTCGTCGACGGCGCCCCGCTCGGCCGGCAGGTCGCCGTCTGGGCCGACCGGGCCGAGGGATCGCTCGGCAACGAGGGCCTCGACGTGGCGGTCACCGACGATGCGCGCGGCATGCTCGCCCAGGGCCAAACCGGCACCCGGCACTACGGCCCGCGCGGCGAGCGCCGCGTCGACGAGGTCGCCGTCTTCGTCCAGGCGTTCAACCCGCCGCCGCGGATGCTGGTCTTCGGCGCGATCGACTTCGCCGGCGCGATGGCGCGGGTCGGCGTCTTCCTCGGCTACCACGTCACGGTCTGCGACGCGCGGCCCGTCTTCGCGACCCGCAAGCGGTTCCCGGAGGCGCACGAGGTCGTCTGCGAGTGGCCGCACAAGTTCCTCGAGCGCACCCCGACCGACGAGCGCACGGTCATCGCCGTCCTCACCCACGACCCGAAGTTCGACGTACCTCTTCTCGAGCTCGCGCTGCGCCGTCCCGCGGCCTACATCGGCGCCATGGGCAGCCGGCGCACGCACGACGACCGGCTGCGCCGGCTCCGTGAGATCGGCATGACCGACGCGGAGATCGCCCGTCTGTCCTCGCCGGTCGGCCTCGACATCGGCGCGCGCACCCCCGAAGAGACCGCTGTCTCGATCGCCGCCGAGATCATCCAGCGGCGCTGGGGCGGCTCCGGGCAGCCGTTGTCCGAGACGTCCGGTCGCATCCACGAGGACCGCGCGGCCGTCCACGGATGA
- a CDS encoding VWA domain-containing protein, with protein sequence MGDSGAAYDVTDTVVGLARTLRAAGVEATPDRVHEMVRALDRLDGARRSDVYWAGRLTLCGSADDIARYDDVFATYFGERPAPRAPQQAAQRPQLRLVASPDAEPATGGDAGAERDALPAAASATEVLRERDIASLDAADRAALRRLLAAFSLPGERRRTRRLARAHRGRVDQARTMRLLLRAGGETPHLARRDRRERPRRVVLLVDISGSMSAYADALLRFAHAASHRGRAPTEVFTIGTRLTRVTREMAHRDADAAMAAAAHAIPDWSGGTRLGELLKAFLDVWGQRGMARGAVVVVLSDGWERGDPALLGEQMARLHRLAHRVVWANPRKARPGYAPLAAGMAAALPSVDDFVEGHSLAALERLAAVVAGAGRREVTHA encoded by the coding sequence GTGGGTGATAGCGGCGCGGCCTACGACGTGACCGACACGGTCGTCGGTCTCGCCCGCACGCTGCGCGCCGCGGGCGTCGAGGCCACGCCGGACCGGGTGCACGAGATGGTGCGTGCGCTCGACCGGCTCGACGGTGCGCGTCGCAGCGACGTCTACTGGGCCGGCCGGCTCACGCTGTGCGGCAGCGCCGACGACATCGCGCGCTACGACGACGTGTTCGCGACGTACTTCGGTGAACGGCCCGCTCCGCGCGCGCCGCAGCAGGCGGCGCAGCGGCCGCAGCTGCGGCTGGTCGCCTCACCCGACGCGGAGCCGGCGACGGGGGGTGATGCCGGTGCGGAGCGTGACGCGCTGCCGGCTGCCGCCAGTGCCACCGAGGTGCTGCGCGAACGTGACATCGCGAGCCTCGACGCCGCCGACAGGGCCGCGTTGCGGCGGCTGCTCGCGGCCTTCTCCCTGCCGGGCGAGCGGCGGCGCACCCGCCGGCTCGCGCGGGCGCACCGCGGTCGGGTGGACCAGGCGCGCACCATGCGGCTGCTGCTGCGCGCGGGCGGCGAGACCCCGCACCTCGCCCGCCGGGACCGGCGGGAACGTCCCCGGCGCGTGGTGCTCCTGGTCGACATCAGCGGCTCGATGAGTGCCTACGCCGACGCGCTGCTGCGCTTCGCGCACGCCGCGAGCCACCGCGGGCGGGCGCCGACCGAGGTCTTCACCATCGGCACCCGGCTCACCCGGGTCACCCGCGAGATGGCCCACCGTGACGCCGACGCCGCCATGGCGGCGGCCGCCCACGCGATCCCCGACTGGTCCGGCGGCACCCGGCTCGGTGAGCTGCTCAAGGCGTTCCTCGACGTGTGGGGGCAGCGCGGCATGGCCCGCGGCGCCGTCGTCGTCGTGCTCTCCGACGGCTGGGAACGCGGCGACCCCGCCCTGCTCGGCGAGCAGATGGCCCGGCTGCACCGGTTGGCCCATCGCGTCGTCTGGGCCAACCCGCGCAAGGCGCGCCCCGGCTACGCGCCGTTGGCCGCGGGAATGGCGGCGGCCCTGCCGAGCGTCGATGACTTCGTGGAGGGCCACAGCCTGGCCGCGTTGGAGCGGCTCGCCGCCGTGGTCGCCGGAGCCGGCAGGAGAGAGGTCACCCATGCGTGA
- a CDS encoding MoxR family ATPase, whose protein sequence is MSAERRGLLPEGVEGPDDLRRLLDDHGYLADDGLATAAYLGLALSRPLFLEGEAGVGKTALAKALADILGAPLIRLQCYEGIDAAQALYDWDFPRQLLHLRTAEAAGRAQQEDVEQLEDELYSRRFLVARPLLQALETSPSVLLVDEVDRADDEFEAFLLEVLSDFTVSIPELGTVHADVPPVAIVTSNRTREVHDALKRRCLYHWVEHPSFEREVAIVRRRLPEATQRLATEVAHAVQQLRGQDLLKPPGVAETLDWTEALLALGAQRLDPHLATMTLGSVLKYREDQDRARGLDFGGLLAEARGG, encoded by the coding sequence ATGTCAGCCGAGCGACGCGGACTGCTGCCCGAAGGAGTCGAGGGGCCCGACGACCTGCGTCGCCTGCTCGACGACCACGGCTATCTCGCCGACGACGGGCTGGCTACCGCGGCCTACCTCGGCCTCGCGCTGTCGCGGCCGTTGTTCCTCGAGGGCGAGGCCGGGGTCGGCAAGACCGCACTGGCTAAGGCGCTCGCCGACATCCTCGGCGCGCCGCTGATCCGGTTGCAGTGCTACGAGGGCATCGACGCTGCGCAGGCGCTCTACGACTGGGACTTCCCGCGCCAGCTGCTGCACCTGCGCACGGCCGAGGCGGCCGGCCGCGCCCAGCAGGAGGACGTGGAGCAGCTCGAGGACGAGCTCTACAGCCGCCGCTTCCTGGTCGCCCGGCCCCTGCTGCAGGCGCTCGAGACCTCTCCGAGCGTGCTACTGGTCGACGAGGTCGACCGGGCCGACGACGAGTTCGAGGCGTTCCTCCTCGAGGTTCTGTCCGACTTCACCGTCTCGATCCCGGAGCTGGGCACCGTGCACGCCGACGTGCCGCCGGTCGCGATCGTCACCTCCAACCGCACTCGCGAGGTACACGACGCGCTCAAGCGGCGCTGCCTCTACCACTGGGTCGAGCACCCGTCCTTCGAGCGCGAGGTCGCGATCGTGCGACGCCGGTTGCCCGAGGCGACGCAGCGCCTCGCGACCGAGGTCGCCCACGCCGTGCAGCAGCTGCGCGGGCAGGACCTGCTGAAGCCGCCCGGCGTCGCCGAGACGCTCGACTGGACCGAGGCCCTGCTCGCTCTCGGTGCGCAGCGGCTCGACCCGCATCTGGCGACGATGACGCTCGGCAGCGTGCTCAAGTACCGCGAGGACCAGGACCGCGCTCGCGGTCTGGACTTCGGTGGGCTGCTCGCGGAGGCGCGTGGTGGGTGA
- a CDS encoding xanthine dehydrogenase family protein subunit M yields the protein MIPAEFDYVRASSIDEAVAALAGAGDAKLLAGGQSLLPLLRLRLAYPEVVVDLGRVDALRGIREEGDRLVIGAMTTHAEVLGSDAVRRHAPLVAEATATVADRQVRHRGTFGGSLAHADPAGDLPAVALALDAEFVVQGPSGRRTVPASEFFTDYLQSALAPDDVLVEVSLPKLGDGWGVHYEKFHRVAQAWAIVGVAAAVRRSNGSIAEARIGLTNMGPTPVRATAVEQALAGGAASQEAVRQAAARATAGARPTSDLHAQADYRNHLVQVLTARAVLKAAG from the coding sequence ATGATCCCCGCGGAGTTCGACTACGTGCGCGCGTCGTCCATCGACGAGGCGGTCGCCGCGCTGGCGGGCGCCGGCGATGCCAAGCTGCTGGCCGGCGGCCAGAGCCTGCTGCCGCTGCTGCGCCTGCGGCTGGCCTACCCCGAGGTGGTCGTCGACCTCGGCCGCGTCGACGCACTGCGCGGCATCCGCGAGGAGGGGGATCGGCTGGTCATCGGTGCGATGACCACGCACGCCGAGGTGCTGGGCAGCGACGCCGTACGCCGCCACGCCCCGCTCGTCGCCGAGGCCACCGCCACCGTCGCCGACCGGCAGGTGCGCCATCGCGGCACATTCGGCGGTTCCCTCGCGCATGCCGACCCGGCGGGAGACCTGCCGGCGGTCGCGCTGGCGCTCGACGCGGAGTTCGTGGTGCAGGGGCCGTCGGGGCGACGCACCGTGCCGGCGAGCGAGTTCTTCACCGACTACCTGCAGTCGGCGCTCGCGCCCGATGATGTGCTGGTCGAAGTGTCGCTGCCCAAGCTGGGCGACGGCTGGGGCGTGCACTACGAGAAGTTCCACCGGGTCGCGCAGGCCTGGGCGATCGTCGGGGTGGCCGCGGCCGTCCGTCGTTCGAACGGCTCGATCGCCGAGGCCCGCATCGGGCTCACCAACATGGGGCCGACCCCGGTCCGCGCGACCGCGGTCGAGCAGGCGCTGGCGGGCGGCGCCGCGTCGCAGGAGGCGGTGAGGCAGGCGGCCGCGCGTGCCACCGCCGGCGCGCGACCCACCAGCGACCTGCACGCGCAGGCCGACTACCGCAACCACCTCGTCCAGGTGCTCACCGCCCGAGCGGTCCTCAAGGCCGCCGGCTGA
- a CDS encoding xanthine dehydrogenase family protein molybdopterin-binding subunit, with the protein MLAPPDQTTEIGRRRARKEDAKLVTGQTTWTDNIQFPGMLHAALLRSPMAHARITKLDVSGALQRPGVIAAYTASDLGADQIGLPCAWPVTPDMVHPDHHPIAVDEVRHVGDPVAVVVARDRYSAADALEAIDVEYDALPAVVDMEEALKDEVLVHADKGTNRSFTWPFENGPVDDVFAAAEVVVERRFIQQRLVPCAMEPRAVVVAPLPASDEYTVYSSTQVPHVLKLMLAMVTGLPEHKLRVVAPDVGGGFGSKLQVYGEEVVCLLLARRLGRPVKWTESRSEGFLATHHGRDQIQDIAIAADRDGTIRGLKVELKADMGAYLMLVTPGVPVLGAFMFNAIYKMDAYRFTCTGVFTTKTPTDAYRGAGRPEATFAIERVMDELAVELGMDPLELRRKNWIRHEEFPYTTIAGLTYDSGNYEAATDRATELFDYEGLRAEQQQRRDRNDPVQLGIGISTFTEMCGLAPSRVLGQLSYGAGGWEAATIRMLPTGKVEVVTGTSPHGQGHVTSWSQIASDALGVPFEDVEVIHGDTKTAPMGMDTYGSRSLVVGGIAVHKACEKVVDKARRVAAHLLEASEGDIDFQRGVFSVKGSPDAKVSIQEVALATFAAHNLPEGMEPSLNSDYVLDPENFSFPHGTHLCAVEVDTETGWVQIRKYVAVDDVGNVINPLIVEGQVHGGLAQGIAQALFEEGVYDADGNLTSGTLVDYLVPAASDLPEFVTDRTVTPSTSNPLGVKGVGEAGTIASTPAVVNAVLDAVRHLGVQDVRMPCSPERVWRALHEAQAGAR; encoded by the coding sequence GTGCTCGCGCCGCCCGACCAGACGACGGAGATCGGGCGGCGGCGCGCCCGCAAGGAGGACGCCAAGCTCGTCACCGGCCAGACCACTTGGACCGACAACATCCAGTTCCCCGGCATGCTGCACGCCGCGCTGCTGCGCAGCCCGATGGCGCACGCGCGCATCACGAAGCTCGACGTGTCAGGGGCGCTGCAGCGGCCGGGTGTCATCGCGGCCTACACCGCGTCGGATCTGGGGGCCGACCAGATCGGCCTGCCGTGCGCCTGGCCGGTGACGCCCGACATGGTGCATCCCGACCACCACCCGATCGCGGTCGACGAGGTCCGGCACGTCGGCGACCCCGTTGCCGTCGTGGTGGCCCGCGACCGCTACAGCGCCGCCGACGCGCTGGAGGCGATCGACGTGGAGTACGACGCGCTGCCGGCCGTCGTCGACATGGAGGAGGCGCTCAAGGACGAGGTGCTCGTCCATGCCGACAAGGGCACCAACAGGTCGTTCACCTGGCCGTTCGAGAACGGACCCGTCGACGACGTGTTCGCCGCCGCGGAGGTGGTCGTCGAGCGGCGGTTCATCCAGCAGCGGCTGGTGCCCTGCGCGATGGAGCCGCGGGCGGTCGTCGTCGCGCCGCTGCCCGCCAGCGACGAGTACACCGTCTACTCCTCCACGCAGGTGCCGCACGTGCTCAAGCTGATGCTGGCCATGGTCACCGGACTGCCGGAGCACAAGCTGCGGGTGGTCGCCCCGGACGTCGGCGGCGGCTTCGGCTCCAAGCTGCAGGTCTACGGCGAGGAGGTCGTCTGCCTGCTGCTCGCGCGGAGGCTCGGCCGGCCGGTGAAGTGGACCGAGTCGCGCAGCGAGGGTTTCCTCGCCACCCACCACGGCCGTGACCAGATCCAGGACATCGCGATCGCCGCCGACCGGGACGGCACGATCCGCGGGCTGAAGGTCGAGCTCAAGGCCGACATGGGCGCCTACCTGATGCTGGTGACGCCCGGCGTGCCGGTGCTCGGTGCCTTCATGTTCAACGCCATCTACAAGATGGACGCCTACCGCTTCACCTGCACCGGCGTCTTCACCACGAAGACCCCGACCGACGCCTACCGCGGCGCGGGCCGACCCGAGGCGACGTTCGCCATCGAGCGGGTGATGGACGAGCTGGCCGTCGAGCTCGGCATGGACCCGCTCGAGCTGCGTCGCAAGAACTGGATCCGGCACGAGGAGTTTCCCTATACGACGATCGCCGGGCTGACCTACGACAGCGGCAACTACGAAGCCGCCACCGACCGGGCGACCGAGCTGTTCGACTACGAGGGGCTGCGCGCCGAGCAGCAGCAGCGGCGAGACCGCAACGATCCCGTGCAGCTCGGCATCGGCATCTCGACGTTCACCGAGATGTGCGGCCTCGCGCCCTCGCGGGTCCTCGGGCAGCTGTCCTACGGTGCCGGCGGGTGGGAGGCCGCGACGATCCGGATGCTGCCGACCGGCAAGGTCGAGGTCGTCACCGGCACCAGCCCGCACGGGCAGGGCCACGTCACCTCGTGGTCGCAGATCGCCTCCGACGCGCTGGGCGTGCCGTTCGAGGACGTCGAGGTGATCCACGGCGACACCAAGACGGCGCCGATGGGCATGGACACCTACGGGTCGCGGTCGCTGGTCGTCGGCGGCATCGCCGTGCACAAGGCCTGCGAGAAGGTCGTCGACAAGGCTCGTAGGGTCGCGGCCCACCTGCTGGAGGCGAGCGAGGGCGACATCGACTTCCAGCGTGGCGTCTTCAGTGTCAAGGGGTCACCCGACGCGAAGGTCAGCATTCAGGAGGTCGCGCTCGCGACGTTCGCGGCGCACAACCTGCCCGAGGGCATGGAGCCGTCGCTCAACAGCGACTACGTGCTCGATCCGGAGAACTTCTCCTTCCCGCACGGCACGCACCTGTGCGCGGTCGAGGTCGACACCGAGACCGGCTGGGTGCAGATCCGGAAGTACGTCGCGGTCGACGACGTCGGCAACGTCATCAACCCGCTGATCGTCGAAGGGCAGGTGCACGGCGGGCTCGCGCAAGGCATCGCGCAGGCGTTGTTCGAGGAGGGCGTCTACGACGCCGACGGCAACCTCACCAGCGGCACCCTGGTCGACTACCTCGTGCCCGCCGCGTCCGACCTGCCGGAGTTCGTCACCGACCGCACGGTCACCCCCTCGACGTCGAACCCGCTCGGCGTCAAGGGGGTGGGGGAGGCCGGCACGATCGCCTCGACCCCCGCCGTGGTCAACGCGGTCCTCGACGCCGTACGCCATCTCGGGGTGCAGGACGTTCGCATGCCGTGCTCGCCGGAGCGCGTCTGGCGCGCCCTCCACGAGGCGCAGGCAGGTGCCCGATGA
- a CDS encoding (2Fe-2S)-binding protein has translation MTTVQMTVDGVRYQDEVEPRLLLVHYLRDRLGRTGTPIGCDTSNCGACTVHLDGKAVKSCAVLAVQADGADVTTIQGLADGQWHPVQQAFHDNHALQCGYCTPGMIMAAVDLLRDNPSPSDEEIRHGLEGNLCRCTGYQNIVRAVRQAAEQMEAAK, from the coding sequence ATGACGACAGTGCAGATGACCGTCGACGGGGTGCGTTACCAGGACGAGGTCGAGCCCCGCCTCCTGCTGGTGCACTACCTGCGCGACCGGCTGGGTCGCACCGGCACGCCCATCGGGTGCGACACCTCCAACTGCGGTGCGTGCACGGTGCATCTCGACGGCAAGGCGGTGAAGAGCTGCGCGGTGCTCGCCGTACAGGCCGACGGCGCGGACGTGACGACGATCCAGGGCCTCGCCGACGGTCAGTGGCACCCGGTGCAGCAGGCGTTTCACGACAACCACGCACTGCAGTGCGGCTACTGCACCCCCGGCATGATCATGGCGGCCGTCGACCTGCTGCGTGACAACCCGTCGCCCAGCGACGAGGAGATACGGCACGGCCTCGAGGGCAACCTGTGCCGCTGTACCGGCTACCAGAACATCGTCCGCGCGGTCCGCCAGGCCGCCGAGCAGATGGAGGCCGCGAAGTGA
- a CDS encoding NUDIX domain-containing protein has protein sequence MVETAPDDVRYCIRCGGAMATRAVHGTARRGCPSCGHVHFTDPKVGVGVLCVHEGRVLLVRRGMDPERGRWALPAGFLDAGEDPRTRAAQEVLEETGLTVAVGDVVDVFGGHPGGATVFVLYAGAYVAGTPVAGDDADEARFFGPDELPDLAFESTLAGVRRWLDSRAE, from the coding sequence ATGGTCGAGACGGCGCCCGACGACGTCCGCTACTGCATCCGGTGCGGCGGCGCGATGGCCACGCGCGCCGTCCACGGGACGGCCCGTCGCGGCTGCCCGTCGTGCGGGCACGTCCACTTCACCGACCCGAAGGTCGGCGTCGGCGTGCTGTGCGTGCACGAGGGCCGCGTGCTGCTCGTGCGCCGCGGCATGGATCCCGAACGGGGTCGGTGGGCCCTTCCTGCCGGCTTCCTCGACGCCGGTGAGGACCCCCGCACGCGGGCGGCGCAGGAGGTGCTGGAAGAGACCGGTCTCACCGTGGCCGTCGGCGATGTCGTCGACGTGTTCGGCGGCCACCCCGGTGGCGCGACGGTGTTCGTGCTGTACGCCGGCGCTTACGTCGCCGGCACGCCGGTCGCCGGGGACGACGCCGACGAGGCGCGCTTCTTCGGCCCCGACGAGCTGCCCGACCTCGCCTTCGAGAGCACGCTGGCCGGCGTACGCCGCTGGCTCGACAGCCGAGCCGAATAG
- a CDS encoding thioesterase family protein, producing the protein MTKVGEGRYRADLDHDWDLFPIPQGGIVASFGLRAAAAEIADPAQQLRTCTTVFAGQVVAGELEIDVQVLRHGRSASQIVSTVRNSGSAAGATTVSVFGGPRRGPTFVDVSPPQVAAPLDCPSYADDPPPGVERHEPSPFWTRVEGRPALGHAPWEDYEPTTSDVATWYRFLDPPRLDDGSLDPLGVLTLADRMPGCIGERLGRDDDQWFAPSADLTIHLFEPLRTEWLLAHDRARWADDGWASAETTLWDEHGTLVGYATQMMLFTYTRG; encoded by the coding sequence GTGACGAAGGTCGGCGAGGGCCGCTACCGCGCCGACCTCGATCACGACTGGGACCTCTTCCCGATCCCGCAGGGTGGCATCGTCGCGTCGTTCGGCCTGCGCGCGGCCGCGGCAGAGATCGCCGACCCGGCCCAGCAGCTGCGCACCTGCACGACCGTCTTCGCCGGGCAGGTGGTGGCCGGCGAGCTCGAGATCGACGTGCAGGTGCTTCGCCACGGACGCTCCGCCTCGCAGATCGTCTCGACCGTGCGCAACTCCGGTTCGGCGGCCGGCGCGACGACGGTCTCGGTGTTCGGGGGTCCCCGGCGGGGTCCGACGTTCGTCGACGTGTCTCCTCCCCAGGTGGCCGCGCCGCTCGACTGCCCGTCGTACGCCGACGACCCCCCTCCCGGGGTGGAGCGGCACGAGCCGTCGCCGTTCTGGACCCGAGTGGAGGGCCGGCCGGCTCTCGGCCACGCCCCCTGGGAGGACTACGAGCCGACCACCTCGGACGTGGCCACGTGGTACCGCTTCCTCGACCCGCCCCGGCTCGACGACGGCAGCCTCGACCCGCTCGGCGTGCTCACGCTGGCCGACCGCATGCCCGGCTGCATCGGCGAGCGTCTGGGGCGCGACGACGACCAGTGGTTCGCGCCGAGTGCCGACTTGACCATCCACCTCTTCGAGCCGCTGCGCACCGAGTGGCTCCTGGCGCACGACCGCGCCCGCTGGGCCGACGACGGCTGGGCATCCGCCGAAACCACCCTCTGGGACGAGCACGGCACGCTGGTCGGCTACGCGACGCAGATGATGCTGTTCACCTACACGAGGGGCTGA